The following proteins are encoded in a genomic region of Dehalococcoidia bacterium:
- a CDS encoding winged helix-turn-helix domain-containing protein: MRGPTCLVLLGQHDPLAKRLERWLLERGFEVLRAEECWEAYRCVYVSRPAAVLVATDRLSRELRDFVQTVKRMTALPIFLVSTSANANLLQEASTWPLDRCLPWQDDGSEALCHLEEALEGLAATSVSQLTYEEEGLRIDFRSMSVLVDGTPVHLTPTEFRVLALLVGRRGWVVTHDEILAHVWGPEYVGDRGLVKLYIWYLRRKLERDPTRPRRILTRRGVGYMFCPRQVRQDREGASRQLEATAAAPGARGDVLAGDGRYLRQDSAATPP, translated from the coding sequence ATGAGGGGTCCGACTTGCCTGGTCCTGCTGGGCCAGCACGATCCCCTGGCCAAGCGGCTGGAGCGCTGGCTGCTGGAGAGGGGCTTCGAAGTCCTGCGGGCGGAGGAGTGCTGGGAGGCCTACCGCTGCGTGTACGTATCACGGCCGGCTGCCGTCCTGGTGGCCACCGACCGCCTCTCGCGAGAGCTGCGCGACTTCGTCCAGACCGTGAAGAGGATGACGGCCCTGCCCATCTTCCTCGTTTCCACCAGCGCCAATGCTAACCTGCTTCAGGAGGCCAGCACCTGGCCCCTTGACCGTTGCCTGCCCTGGCAGGACGACGGCAGCGAGGCGCTGTGCCATCTGGAAGAGGCCCTGGAGGGACTCGCCGCCACCTCCGTCTCGCAGCTCACCTACGAGGAGGAGGGCCTCCGCATCGACTTCCGCAGCATGAGCGTGCTGGTGGACGGCACGCCCGTGCACCTGACGCCCACCGAGTTCCGCGTCCTCGCCCTGCTGGTAGGGAGACGGGGCTGGGTGGTCACCCACGATGAGATCCTGGCCCATGTCTGGGGGCCCGAATACGTCGGCGACCGTGGCCTGGTAAAGCTGTACATCTGGTATCTGCGCCGCAAGCTGGAGAGGGATCCCACGCGGCCGCGTCGCATCCTCACCCGACGCGGCGTGGGGTATATGTTCTGTCCCCGGCAGGTGCGCCAGGACCGAGAGGGCGCCTCCCGCCAGCTCGAGGCCACTGCCGCGGCACCGGGCGCGCGAGGGGACGTCCTGGCAGGCGACGGGCGCTACCTGAGACAGGACTCGGCAGCCACCCCACCTTGA
- a CDS encoding right-handed parallel beta-helix repeat-containing protein: MAGNRKAPRPAVRPITLLLAALTALLASWAAGYPPVPDAIAQHGAGNGDSSSSAGSLAARPDDPLGLLSGLTPSPSATAETEAQPAQASGALVVGSGGFATVRQAVAAASPGQTVRIRAGTYRESVVIDKPLTLEAYGDGPVWLDGGCSAQAIVTVRSSDVTLRGLGLKRSAGAGVSIESGAARVTVENSTIQDFNCANAQEANRAGIAAWYPGHGIRLVGNTIRYRAELSGGPRGGGNGIWFKSDSSRPSGGGHYIARNMVIGGWDGLGGEPEGDPRGSFDRDTVIENNVVRDCGDDGIQVEGGGQNAKVVGNDIAGCGTGIAFAAPMSGPLYVERNYIHDLVTGPQGNLFCYKVGNSTSATVYLTENRCLVGPGADGLKQTNSGLGPIVSRRNVFQVGRYVFELGNRPPAGSSFDYDCLYTTDSSRFIKWGDTRYSDLASFQRATGQELNGRQTRDCSWLGGGVSAPAAATPAAPSMVSLWACGQDMACISFQVPEGATHVRLESALDPSMGLGRNVVEVPVSDLLFGNTVAVGVPTGDLLTFYYRLAACNGDDCSPSVWAGALASRRWPHGDRDHWAFVVGAYRALDSVHVWALNQVAVPGKASDFIFYDGLQGFGGQPRESCPRVPPGVACGRSWAGGSSYVSASQAFPPYGEVGVGLSLR, from the coding sequence ATGGCCGGGAATCGCAAAGCTCCTCGTCCAGCGGTCAGGCCCATCACCCTGCTGCTGGCAGCCCTCACAGCCCTTCTGGCCTCATGGGCGGCAGGCTATCCGCCCGTTCCGGACGCTATCGCTCAGCACGGGGCCGGAAACGGCGACTCCTCATCATCGGCAGGCTCCCTCGCTGCGCGGCCCGACGACCCCTTGGGACTCCTGTCGGGCCTGACGCCCAGCCCCTCCGCCACGGCCGAGACCGAGGCCCAGCCCGCCCAGGCCAGCGGTGCCCTGGTGGTGGGTAGCGGCGGTTTCGCCACCGTCCGCCAGGCGGTGGCAGCCGCCTCCCCGGGCCAGACGGTGCGTATCCGCGCGGGGACTTACCGCGAGTCGGTGGTCATCGATAAGCCGCTGACCCTGGAGGCCTACGGCGATGGCCCCGTGTGGCTGGACGGCGGCTGCAGCGCTCAGGCCATCGTCACCGTCCGCTCCTCCGATGTCACCTTGCGGGGCCTGGGCCTGAAGCGCTCGGCAGGCGCAGGTGTGTCCATCGAGAGCGGCGCGGCGCGGGTGACGGTGGAGAACTCCACCATCCAGGACTTCAACTGCGCCAACGCCCAGGAGGCCAACCGTGCCGGCATCGCCGCCTGGTACCCGGGACACGGCATCCGCCTGGTGGGGAACACCATCCGCTACCGGGCGGAGCTTTCGGGCGGGCCACGGGGAGGAGGCAACGGCATCTGGTTCAAGAGCGACTCCAGCCGTCCCTCCGGCGGCGGCCACTACATCGCCCGCAACATGGTCATCGGCGGCTGGGACGGCCTGGGCGGAGAGCCCGAGGGAGACCCCAGGGGATCCTTCGACCGCGACACCGTCATCGAGAACAACGTGGTGCGGGACTGCGGCGACGACGGCATCCAGGTGGAGGGAGGGGGCCAGAACGCGAAGGTGGTGGGCAACGACATCGCCGGCTGCGGCACCGGCATCGCCTTCGCCGCCCCCATGAGCGGCCCCCTGTACGTGGAGCGCAACTACATCCACGACCTGGTGACTGGCCCCCAGGGCAACCTCTTCTGCTACAAGGTGGGCAACAGCACCAGCGCCACCGTCTACCTCACCGAGAACCGCTGCCTGGTGGGGCCGGGGGCCGATGGCCTCAAGCAGACCAACAGCGGCCTGGGGCCCATCGTCTCGCGGCGCAACGTCTTCCAGGTGGGGCGTTACGTGTTCGAGTTGGGCAACCGCCCGCCCGCCGGCTCCAGCTTCGACTACGACTGCCTCTACACCACCGACAGCAGCCGCTTCATCAAGTGGGGGGACACCCGCTACAGCGATCTGGCCTCTTTCCAGCGGGCGACGGGGCAGGAGCTGAACGGTCGTCAGACCCGCGACTGCTCCTGGCTGGGCGGAGGTGTGAGCGCGCCGGCAGCAGCGACGCCCGCTGCCCCCAGCATGGTCTCCCTCTGGGCATGCGGCCAGGATATGGCCTGCATCAGCTTCCAGGTGCCGGAGGGGGCGACCCACGTGCGTCTGGAGAGCGCCCTGGACCCTTCCATGGGCCTGGGCCGGAACGTGGTGGAGGTGCCCGTCTCCGACCTGTTGTTCGGCAACACCGTAGCCGTGGGGGTGCCGACAGGTGACCTGTTGACCTTCTACTACCGCCTCGCAGCCTGCAACGGCGACGATTGCTCGCCGTCGGTGTGGGCAGGGGCGCTGGCATCCCGCCGCTGGCCCCACGGCGACCGCGACCACTGGGCTTTTGTCGTGGGCGCCTATCGGGCCCTGGATAGCGTCCATGTCTGGGCGTTGAACCAGGTGGCCGTGCCGGGCAAGGCCAGCGACTTCATCTTCTATGACGGACTTCAGGGCTTCGGGGGCCAGCCTCGGGAAAGCTGTCCCCGGGTGCCGCCCGGGGTCGCCTGCGGCCGCTCCTGGGCGGGGGGCAGCTCGTACGTGAGCGCCTCCCAGGCCTTCCCTCCCTACGGCGAGGTCGGCGTGGGCCTGAGCCTGCGCTAG